Proteins encoded in a region of the Pseudomonas denitrificans (nom. rej.) genome:
- a CDS encoding lysylphosphatidylglycerol synthase transmembrane domain-containing protein: MSRAAWLLLGLIGASLIPLAIGGREMLEHVLAFPLDQLLIMFGMICLCWLINAQKLRVLLNGRAGEIGKVRSVGIIMASEFAFYATPGGTGGPLTLMALLARHGMRPAHSSAIFAVDQLSDLLFFLCALAAVLVWALSHSVSPNLETSLITSGVLLGGIFFGVVLLARFQRRVIRANGRLFERLGMKPRTRLHWARKCLHFRDTLVSCLRQPKRRLLLIFFFTCCHWVLRFSVLYITLKALGVDLHWAWAFLIQLLSLAAGLATLLPGGAGGTELTSAALLAPLVGKSTAAAAILIWRVVTYYFYLVMGAPVFALMAGRPLLRKLMGLRESA, from the coding sequence GTGAGCCGTGCCGCGTGGCTGCTGCTCGGCCTGATCGGCGCCTCGCTGATCCCCCTCGCCATCGGCGGCCGGGAGATGCTCGAGCATGTCCTGGCCTTCCCCCTCGACCAGTTGCTGATCATGTTCGGCATGATCTGCCTGTGCTGGCTGATCAACGCGCAGAAGCTGCGGGTGCTGCTCAATGGCCGCGCCGGCGAGATCGGCAAGGTGCGCTCGGTGGGCATCATCATGGCCTCGGAGTTCGCCTTCTACGCCACCCCCGGCGGCACCGGCGGCCCGCTCACCCTGATGGCCCTGCTCGCCCGCCACGGCATGCGCCCGGCGCACAGCAGCGCGATCTTCGCCGTGGACCAGTTGAGCGACCTGCTGTTCTTCCTCTGCGCACTCGCGGCGGTGCTGGTGTGGGCACTGTCGCACAGCGTCAGTCCGAACCTGGAGACGTCGCTGATCACCAGCGGTGTGCTGCTGGGCGGGATCTTCTTCGGCGTGGTACTGCTCGCGCGCTTCCAGCGCCGGGTGATCAGGGCCAACGGCCGGCTGTTCGAACGCCTGGGGATGAAACCGCGCACACGCCTGCACTGGGCGCGCAAATGCCTGCACTTCCGCGACACCCTGGTGAGCTGCCTGCGCCAGCCCAAGCGCCGGCTGCTGCTGATCTTCTTCTTCACCTGCTGCCACTGGGTGCTGCGCTTCTCGGTGCTCTACATCACCCTCAAGGCGCTGGGCGTGGACCTGCACTGGGCCTGGGCCTTCCTGATCCAGCTGCTGTCGCTGGCCGCGGGTCTCGCCACGCTGCTGCCGGGTGGCGCAGGAGGCACGGAGCTGACCAGCGCCGCACTGCTCGCCCCGCTGGTGGGCAAATCCACGGCGGCCGCGGCCATCCTGATCTGGCGCGTGGTGACCTACTACTTCTACCTGGTGATGGGCGCACCGGTATTCGCCCTGATGGCGGGCCGGCCGCTGCTGCGCAAGCTGATGGGGCTGCGGGAAAGCGCCTGA